The Leptidea sinapis chromosome 33, ilLepSina1.1, whole genome shotgun sequence genome includes the window TGCAACAGCTTGCTTTATGCCTCTCTGATCTTTGTGTTTATAGCACAAGTGAAGTCATATCTAATATACACGTTATGAAGTTACAAAACAATATGTACAGTGAAAAATGTTCAATGACTTTATGAAATAtctatttatcaaaatttaaaagatagaAAGTCCATAGTGGCTGTAAGGAGACTTTGTTAAGTAAAGGAATAATTTTGATAGTTGCATCGTATTACCTGGTTAAAAGGTATGTTTCTAACGGATACAGATCCGATCCGATccgaccagtgggaggctcctttgcacaggatgccagctagattttgtgtaccacaacggtgtctatgtctgccgtgaagcagtaatgtgtaaaaattaccgTGTTTTactctaaagggcgccgtagctaatgaaattactgagcaaatgagacttaacatcttatgtctcaaaatgacgagcgcaatcgcagtgccgctcagaatttttgggcttttcaagaatccagagcggcactgcgttgtaatgggcagggcgtattataataaccaacagctgaaccgtcctgctcgtcttgtcccgtatttttataaataaaataaaatattcctaAATATAAGATACACACCTCCTGGAAGAAAATGGAATAATTGCCCTATAAAAGGTAGAGATGATGGTCCAGGGATCTCCTGCCATGACTTTAACTGTATATTCTCAGCTGGATCAGTAATTGTACTGTTGACCGCTATGcttctgtaaaaatatttatatacttttatatcaTAAACCCCCCTGATGCGTTAAAGAACTGCACAACCACCATAAATATAGACTTTTTTGTTGGAACAAATTCTTTTCTGTGAAAATGTTATTATCgctaaataaaaacatttcacGATTTcgataatattaaacatttaaatttcgaacaactctgaaaaaaaaaattgattttccCTCTTATCTAAAATCAGTAGAGATGACGTTGAGTCCGAAATGAAATGAcaatttgcaaacaaatttGATTAGTAGTAAGATATGGAACGTTATGATAGTTGAGccgcattacaattgcgctcgtcaccttgagacgtaagttaAGACTCATTTGGCCAGTACATTAGCtacccttcaggccgaaacacagtaatgtttacacattactgcttcacggcagaagtaggcgccgttgtggtacccataatgtagctggcatcttgtgcaaaggagcctcccactagtaaaaacTAAACTTACATTAGTGTGATGTTATTATGACACGAGCTGAAGGCGAGGGCATTAAACCCACACTCGTGCTTAATGCCCTTCATTATCTACAGTCACATAAACTACTATTATTGTTTGATAAGCTAAACATTTCAATTTTATCACCAGTTAATACTATACTAGTCACTCGAATTTTAAACTCATATCAAGTTTCGTAGATAACGaaataattcacaaagaaaATTTTTCGGCTACTTGTggcattagttttttttatgaaaataagggacgagacgagcaagaagtttggctgatggtaattgatatgccctgcccattacaatgcaatgcaatcccaaaaattctgagcggcaactacaattgtgctcgctaccttgagacacaagatgttagtctcatttgcgcagtaatttcactagctccggcgcctttctgaccgaaacacagaaatggttacacattactgattcgcggtagaaataggcgccgttgtggtacccataatctatccggcatcctgtgcaagggggcctcccactggtagttagTTCTAGAGTTTGGCGAATTGTTTCTGTAGTTTAATAGGAAGccctttttcttataaattaaaatatataagtgtagataattaagttattattgACCCACTGTACTTgtaggttactataatatatcttatattatagtaactatATAATCATTCATAACTTTAATAAAACTtgttacataattattacaaaagcgAATATTATACAAACTACTGATCTATTTCCTACCTACTATTAAATAACGGCTATTGAATTAAAGCTCACAAAATATTTCGAACAAATACAAAACTTGCTTAccttgtaaattttttattccGAACTCCAACATTGACAATCGATTTCCTGAGATTCTGCATTTTATTTACCCAAAAACCGGTTACCTCGCTAACAAATTATTCCACtgttaaaatcatttttaatagtttatttttgtataatattgttatatttttattaacaagaTACCGTTTGCACTGCACAGCGCTAGCATGACTTGAATCTATGAATACTGATTTTACCTTGAGATGATTCCTGCGCCGTGTCACGTTGTGCCAGTCATTTATAGATTGTATTATAACTCTTTCAAGCAACAGTATATATAACATTACCTTATTCTATTTTGCCTGTGTTACGTACATTGACAAATGTgtcttttaattaaaacatttgacAGCGTAAATTGTATTAACTTAACTAATGATTATGATAGCACATTTGcaagtgaaataattaaattgtatttgcaatgttattgttttatatattagtgTATTATCTGCTCTATTGggtgatttaatttaatttaaaaaaatgtgagaTAGTAaacttgttttttaatttaattaatttggtgGTAGAAAGGTTCTTCCACACTGTAGAAGAACGACCCTCATGCAAATAGGGAGGATGATATATCCAAGTTTGATGCAtgacgtgcgaaggtggaattcggcagcagggaACTGACCTTACAGCAATATGAAAGGATGTCTCTATGCAATGCTAAGTCGATTGACCGTTCACAGGGCAAAATTTAGAACGGTTGACTTTCACAACGGTGCCCACAGTGCACACGTCACCCGCCCTCTATCGATGTGTTTTCAGTTAATGACTTAATATAATGGCTTAGCAAAGGACggggtgatcacataccatcattTGACCCGTTTGTTTGTCCTATCTTCCCAAAGGAAGAGTGACGTAGCGTGGCTATTTTAGTTTCCAAGAATGATACCAAATACGATCTCGAtctacttcttttttttatgcagGAAGAAACGAGCgtaggggtcacctggtgaCCACCGCcgttcacattctcttgcaacaccagaggaatcacaggagtgttgccggcgtAAGTGTAGGCCCTTTCTTTGAAGGTCTCCTTGTCGCATCGTGCCGGAaataccacacaaggaagttcattccacagctttgtagtacgtggaagaaagctccttgaaaaccgcactgtggaggaccaccactcctccagatggtggggatgatatcctaatttgtggcgtgtcatgcgaaggcgGAATTCAGCAGCAGAAATCAGgcgaaacagctcttcgtaacactccccgtgataaatgcggtagaaaacacacaatgaagcgacgtctctacgcaacgccaagtgatccagccgttcacagagcactgggtccccgacaattcgagctgctctgcgttgcactaAAAACTTCATATCATGTTCCTTTGGGAATTCCTAAAAGTTTCAGAGTGAAAAGTACCCTTTGTACTTTTCAGTTGCTCAGACATCGAGTGTGTAGATGCGATAGGACATGACGATCGGTTCACATATGTATTGTTAGTAAAGTTGATATACTTCTggtacaaataattaatttgtatattataataaatcccaGAACTGAGGCAAAACCTCGTGATGATAGAAAATTCACCTGAATCCTATTCAAATCGGAACATTTTCAGATCAATATAGGATATTTTGATAATGAAATTACTTAtcgaatgtcaaaaactaccacccattcgaaaaagtattgCTCAAAACTAAGAGGAACGGTCggaagaaactcaacggcctttttttctttttttcttttgaatttagtaatacatttgttttgagcATTTTCTGGGTTCTTGTTGTTAAGGCTTACATCGCCCTACAAATATGTTTGGAATTAAATCGACAACATACAATTAAATTTCCTTTGCTTCCGGTGGCTgtaaattaagttttaatatttttatatcattgcAATTACATTGTTCCATGATACAAGTATCTGTACAAGGGGAAACGGAATTAAGTGGTAAAGAAAAATGCATATTCCagaatactatttttattaaagcagtacgtatttacaatattttttagaatGCCGTGAATGATgaatgaaaaatgataacaatattttaaaaattataacacaTATTTTCTCACGGGCTACAGCATATGTTTCAAGCCTACATGTAGTTTAATTACTTCTTATTTATTGTTGTTTGATAGGCCATTCAACGAGAAagtataaagttttaaattaaatcgaATAAATTGAAACTCTCAGGAAGCCACAATTTTGTGAGGAGCCATACACTATTTGTACCATaaacgatcaaaggccttcgctaatTTAGATTAACTGGCATGGCTTCTTCCTAGCTTTCGATACCCACCTAAGATATCCAGCTAATTGACTATGGTGAATGCATCAGGTACGTGGTTAACGTACTGCCGCTGAGTGCCGGAATAAGCGATTCCACCGGCGCGCGTTAACTCTAGGTTACACGTACCGAGCACTATAGGTGAAATGCTATCCGGCGCGCTTGACACATCTAAGGAAAACACAACTCACCGaatagttttctgtctgaactataCTTCCAGGATAGAGCTCTGGCAATGTGGGATGGTCAGCGGTGTGATTCCATCATCAGCACAAATAGTGCCCTGAAGATCAGCtctctcttttgccgtatgggccagagtATTATTATTCATGTGCAGCGGCGGATGGGACTGGGTGAGCTACCAAGACCAGCATTTCACAACGCCCAGAGCTAACGTGATCCAGGCGAGTAAGTCGATAGCCTCGACCCTATGCAAATAAAAACCGCTAGCTATACTATTCTTGTATTAAGCCGGTCGAGTCTGACCCATTTGTGACGTCGTCATAGAGTGGTAGCGCGATAAATCCTTAGGCGCCTCTTACGGCACCCTTGGTCCAAAGACTCCCTTGTTTCTTACGCGTCAGGGAATCACTTTTGGAAGGTAAACATCAAAATTAGCACAccagtaggtatttttttatatagatagcATGATGTTAAACAGAAAAATTTAcgagtataatattatagcgGTTACAAGCTTATTTTTCAGCAATATCCCTcagaacaaaatttaaatttcctgGGAAATAATTCACAACACTAGTCTTAAGTATCGGCGGAGATCCATTCCATTCAATGTGaaagttttgaattattttcgaAAGAAATACTTCCATTTCCACTTGTGCTATACGCCTTCCTATAATTAGAAAATAGTATTAAGTAAGACGTAGCAAATAATAGGTGAAATATATTTTCTCAGAGTTTCCTtcgaatattaagttttatatttcatacaaacatacatgaatatagatattgtaaaaaattacaatttatattatttatgttaaccGCATCATATTATACATTCCGTTTCTTTAAAATGAGCTAAGAAGCTGGTAAGTcttgtattttctttaaaatttgaatttatggcAAGTGTTACCTTTCTTAATATTGAATGCgctgattaaaaataaaagatcaCCTTGCTTATATTACAAACAAGATAatctcaccagtgggaggctcctttgcacagaatgccggctagattatgggtagcaaccacaacggcgcctatttctgccgtgaagcggtaatgtgtaagcattacgatgtgtctgaagggtgccgtagcttgtgaaattactgggaaaatgagactaaacatctaaaatttcaaggtggcgagcgcagtcgtagtgccattcagaatttttggggatttcaagaatcctgagcggcactgcattgattggtaattgatatgggcagggcatatcagttaccattagctgaacgtcctgctcgtcttgtcccttgtttgcataaaaaataatgtttaaaaaatattgtgttctAGCTATTAACgatttaaatgtttatacaaCTTGTCACTTATCTAATCTACTTACCAACACAACTCCTTGTGCCGAATCCAAAAGGACTGTATGCAAACTTATGTGCATTTCCATAATGGAGAGGATCACTTTTACCAACTATCCACCTTTCTGGTATGAATTCTTTGGCCTTCGGGTAATTTTCCTCTAAATGACATAGAGTTTGATGATTAACCACCATAATCATCTGAAACCAGTTAAGTACCAGataatagtaaatatatttaggTAGTTTAATAGGCTATCTATATAATATggcataaatatattaatatataatatggcaAAAACAGCATGAATAAACTCAGCAAGGCGTGGAGAGACAGAAATATCAGCAATCGGACTAAAATACTCCCTATTCGCACTGTTGTATTTACCATCACTTTATATGGTACAGATACGTCATAACGGCTAAGATATAATAAGGCAGCAGATTAACAAAGAATTATATGCTGTAAATATCATGGCTGACCGATCACACAAACATCTGCATCTTAAAGCAGCTTAAGATAGAAAACGCTCAGCGTCTATACACGGTCTGCTTACAGCGCACAATGCGATACTTTGGCCATGCTGCACGTAGAGGCACCAGTTTGATGGTGACGGGGAAAATAGAGGGTGGAAGACCTAGGTGGACGCAGAACAATTATTTTCTGTAGATATTCATTAATGGAAGGcctttaacaattattataatttgcttTACGGGTAACCATTTCCAGATCTATGATCATAACAACtttttaatatcatacaatacAATTAACTAAGGAATTTAAGATAATGGAACAGTTTTGTAAAAACATCTGGCATAGTATTTACTAATGTAATGGTGCtcacattaaattttatatcgAGTTAAAAGTTACCGATATTATGATTGAttggaaatattattattaatactaataaaagaaaataagaaaCGTTGATACTAATTCAAATTCAGGGGATGTCAATGTTGCTTGCGTCTTTGGAAAGTACTACCACCTAGTCAAGGCCAAATATAGAAGTATCCCCTGGGTAATAAGATAATGCTGAGTAGCAAGTGGTTGTCAACACTAATTTAAGAAGACCTGATTGGGTCTTCAGGTTCGTAACTGTGGAAAATAACGCTTACAAAGAAGTCTTTCCTTTAATTTCTGGTCGAAAACATCAGTTAAAAATATACACTTACCCTATGCTAGGAGACAAGCCAAAATAAGTCTCTCATATTCCAAACCGATACCGGTTAATGCGTTACAAATCAACATAAACCCAAGGGTTTTACCCTAGGTAAACAAAATCAAACACTTATTACTCATACAGAAATCTCTATCTCAATAAACTAGTGATTTCTGAATCTGCAGTCTGCAGAAACTGGGGGTCATTAATATAGCAAAGTAAAACTTCAAACcggtccacattctagcactctacaaaaaACAGGTCAGTTTCAAAACATTTGCAACTGCACAAAATGTTAggaatccagtgctctgtgagaTACTTGATCATTggccgttgcgtagagacgttgcttcattgtgtgtcttctaccgtgtCTACATGATATTCTACACGGGAatttttccgaagagctgtttgatcttATATCTCCCGATGAATTTCACCTTCTCGTTTTTATCAAGCGTGGCACGATGGTCTCCTTTAAGATACTCGTTAAAAACTTGCcattaaattaacatatttcCTTAAGGAATTTCCTTACTCAAAGATATATGATAGCTTTTCATTGCTCAATATGATTAAAGCACAGgtcgcacaaaataatgtgaTGGGAACAATACCTAACTACCTAATATACACATAGTATATTAAGATtcgcaaattattattattaattttgcagACTATACCACTGTGATAGCAAATGTAACAAGATAATATGTCCAAGAATTTCTTTGACCACGAAAGATATAGTGATAATATGGATTATTAGATATCGCCTTGTAAACCTCCTAATACACGTCAGATACCTTGTAAAAGAAGATGATGAAAAAATTGGAGCAGACTCTAGCTATATTAAAatgcttattttatttactcacgtcttttggtaatttataccccattatattataatctctGGATGCTTTTCTTATATTAGCTGCGACAGCTGGCAACAGTCTTAAACTTTCTTTGATGCATGCCTTTAAATATAGGTTGTTATCTTCGCTAGATTTTAACTCTTCTcttagtttattttgtttatcttgATTCGTGGCCAGAAAATGAAGCGCTGAGATCAAGACATTCGCCGTCTACAAATATTTCATAGTAATTGAAGGTTTTGATCTAAGATAATGGTGACGAAAATGATTAAATATTAGTTATACAGGtatattctaatttattttacacTGATTGAAGAGGGTTGTTCGATAGCCGCTAAAAGCATATAAAATCAGGATGTTTTCGACAGCCTCTTTTTTCTGTTTTGGACTTCTTAAACTTTAGGCTGGCTTTGTTGATATTCAAGAGAGGAAGCATTTTCTTCAGCctgtttaaattgtaatttgcatattaaaatatttatatcagcaAGAACTAGATGAAACGGAATTGTTTTTTGATCCaaagataacataaaatatgaaaattgtacggatttttgtgttaaaaattataataatgcgcACAGACGAggtataaatatgtttttatacgTATtcatgtaacaaaaattaaaattgcgtCGGTTTTGCAAAAGTAAAAACCGTTTTGTTTTCGTTTTTCGAGTTAATTTGAATGTCTATTCGATGCTTTATATTATGGTCCGTTACGTACTtatgctcgtttgttctcctcttccatataaaaacaaatggcAGTGTCAAGAACATATcctcgaatttttttttcatatgatTCCTCCTTAGaatgttaagtttataattatgttaatatcAATTACTTTGTCAGCAATATAACTTACCGTATCAATACCAGCAAATAAAGAATCTCTCCCTATATTGATTGCAACGTTTTCATCAATTTCAAGTAATTTCTCTAACACTCCCTTTTCTTCATTTGCTTTGGGTGGTTGCGTCTTAAGGTTTTCAATGCTGTTTTTCATGAAGTACCTAATTAAGCTGTAGCAAATGCAAAACAAACATTCTTAACACAGTTAGCATAAGAGGATGTAAGCAGTGTTTCATTACCAGCCTGAGCAATGTCTTTCAATTCGATGGCTTTCAACAAATTATTGTcatcatttattattactagacAGTATCTTAGTAAATATAGTTACTTTATTGCAATTTAAAGAAAGAACTTTTTATTTGCATTCCTGAAGTTCCATGACTAAAAATACTAACTTCGTAAGAATTGTTGATACCAATTATTGAATTGTTCTTACCTTTGGCATACATCgggaattttgaattttgtatgacgaattatgcatattttttttgcattaatTGGGATAAAAATTCAAGTGAAttgaataattgaatattatgaCTTATCTTTAACaagataaacataaaaatatatttaaaaaaatggaacTTCGCTCATTATCTAGAATGCAAGGCCAAATTAATGAAAGTATATTGTGCCATCGGTCCTTGAAACGTGTACATTCAAATCAAACAGGAccatttaaattgtatgaaaaagcACGTTCAAAGATcctttatctttatatatgtaattcttctgtacgtgtattgacagtgaactcttcctaaacggctggactgatttgaatgaaattttctgtgtgtgttcaagtggatacgaggatggttaagattcacaatttaactacctcctaaatggctggactgattttgatgatttttttagagagttccagtgaatttgagattggtttagattctcaatacagtcgacatatactcgtaattctcctacgtatgttGGTGATCTCCTCCTAACAATCTGGATCGATTTTTCAgatttaacacgtgtgtacaggacaatgtcggtcgggtccgctagtaatataaataataaaagtataactaACATACTTAGATTGTTCTTCATAAATATTCATTGCCTTTTTGAACATTGGTGTTGAAATGAATCTCCACAGCCCTGGTTTCAAATCTAACTCCTCTGACATATAGAAAACATCGTGCACAGATTTGACGAGCCTCTTGATTGGTGAATCATCTGGTATATCAGTATTGAAGCAATTGAGTCGTGTTCCTAGGATTACTGCGGAAACAGACTCCAGCGCCCATAAGTTTATTTCAAATCTAAAATTATCAAACATATTGTCCGTTCTTCGAATCGATCTTAATCTGTAAgtagaattatttttcattaaatatacatgATCTAAAGGATACAATTTGCTttctttatatgaatttttattgagaaagctcatggtcgctcataGAGCAATGGAGAGGACTATGCTcgtagtttccctgcgagatcgaatcataaatatggagatccgcaggagaaccaaagtttcCGACATatcccaaatgattgtgaaattgaagtggcagtgggcagggcacatagttcgacggacagatggggcagtaaagtcctcgaatggcgaccacgtaccggaaaacgcagtgACGCAGaccccccacaaaatggaccgcTGATCTGCTCAAGaccaccggaatacgttggatgagggcagcgcaagaccgatcgtcatgcaaatatttgggggaggcctttgtccagcagtggacgtcttctggctgatgatcatgatattaattttgatagatTCAACGATGGAATTGTATGCATAGATTTTGATAGTATATTAGTTTAATTGAAATGAACTGACCTTGTAATAAAATCCTCTGTCACTTCATCAAAAGTATTAGAATAAAGTTTAATAGTCTTAGGATTCATCATAATTGGATTGACTGTTGATCTTGTTGCTTTCCATAGTTCGCCTTgactacaaataataataataataataataataaattaataataaattttttatttgcgaaaaactgccaccaaattttttacaagtacaatagatatgacaattaacattgtataaagaaaagaaaaataacaatacaaatgtttaaaaaacaataaagaaagagatattaatgctttaaaactaactatgtagaatgataacaaaccaggcagcagcgcgattcgcaaaaaggaaagttctcagcaaacgttaggacgtattttcctaacactgatattatgaacttcctatatttttttccgtgaaagctattttggcagtaatgagtgaaacaaataattataatatttaaatatttatcgtatcctctatctaataaacaaagctcagaatttaataaatttataaatctgaaaagaaaatatttatatcaagtaGTGATGCGTATACACGCATTTACGTACATCCCCACTAGCTagacaagtatataataaaaatatatataaaaaatgcatgagtaatttaatattatatagataaaatatatccattatgATACCCATCCTCACTGCAGtcgatgtatttaatttagtttttactcttgcaataatagctttttgtagTTATTCTTAAAAGATTCCTTTGAGTGATACAAATCAATGATTGAATAAAACACAAATTCGCCCAAAAGCAAATAGTATGCATGCAAAAGTTTATGGTTCAAAATGTATTTGATTTTTGGAACAAACTGTATGTGAGCCACACGGTGGGAATTCAATTGTTATAATCTAAGCGTATGGAAAGTGTTGCCTTATTGGCCACTCAGTTCAGCGTCAATAACTAGtaatatacagggtggaccaaaagtccgtttacatttgaattggttgccgcgtctagcagcggcggcggagggggatggaggggttacgcattgcaataGCGGCCAATAGGAATTTAGTaacatggcgtcgtttagcggtagtcaacgtgcattttgtgtacgcgagtactatcgaaacaacgattctgcgaccttagctcaacgaaagttttacaatcattacaagatacgacacaaaaatcaagctccatcaggtgtgttaattaaaaaatgggtgctcaagtttgagaagacgggttcaacaatgaatttacctcgatctggccggcctggaacgtcgagggaccccgaaaacgtggagcgagtaaaatcgtctgttcgtgaccaacctggactatcaactcgaaagcggtctgctgtccttaacgtgccaagataataatgtattaaaccgcattctcaagaaagatttaagtctacattcctataaaatccaaatggtgcaggaattaaggcctcaggaccatgccactaggttgcagtttgcgaacgaaatggtagagcaattcaccagttttacaaacatttttttctcaacaaggcatattttcacctaaatgggcatgttaatagataaaattgtcgttattggagtgacactatgtcatggtgatcaaaaacccctgcattccagccaaccaacccagtaactcttgacgaattaaaggatcgtattcgcacagaaatccaaaacatctcaacagaaacatgtaaagctgtcatcgaaaatttctgctctagattgcagcaatgccagaataatgagattgcatatggatgatgtgatttttaagaaataaattccccttttgtttactatcgaaaacaataaacaattttgatctactaaaattagtttttttttaatcatcattccaattataaacggacttttggtccaccctgtatatataatataacagagTTGCTATCTGCCTCTATTTCTTAGTCGAATGCGAAGTCTGTCGGTTTAGACTAAACTGCACCAGATAAGGGATTACTATAGAGGACACCCAGCAACATATGTGTCACGTATAAAGTAATGTAACTTCTAAACATGACGGGGATAAAATTGGAACTGTAAAACTACAAGAGGAACTCCGTACGCAGATCGACCGCTGCCAGTTTTTCTCGTCGCACAGCTGTCATTGACACTCGCCGCCTGCTTTCAAAGCCAGCTACAGAGTTCTTAAATTCTTTTTTACAAGAAACAGACAACAACCGTGATATCAAGATGTTGTACCCGAATTAAAGTTATTGATAAGCAGtaagaaaaaaacatacaattaaTGTCGTTTTGAATTTTCTAACAGGCACCTAAGCGGACATCGCAGTGCTGAGCCCTGCGTACGTATTTTTGCGTCTTTTCAAACGTTTGCATTTtagcttatataatatatactttgtTGGATCTGAGGTATCAACGATAATGATCACGGCTAATATTATTCCATGCCACAATAGAGCGCGCCTCATGACGAGGTCACTCAAAAGTAAAGGAGGCCGCCATGCATTCGCAAGTAAGTCATTGGTTAGcgaaagaattaaatatttacgacgttcataatttttttaacatagtcaaattaataaaattattatttgttttttataggCACCAAAAATCTTACGTGAACATAACATTTCTTATTTCA containing:
- the LOC126974634 gene encoding cytochrome P450 CYP12A2-like isoform X2 → MQSIKRLPWILQRTDQNIIFSLKALLSTTTSPKNVELKKWKDIPGPSSLPVIGQILHFIPGGDLYKPTEMTMNDVLYNKYGPIVRIGGFFGLPRMVYIYDADMVEYILRSEDQLPNRPVFQSIEYYRKHYKKNKHRSTTGTGLVTDQGELWKATRSTVNPIMMNPKTIKLYSNTFDEVTEDFITRLRSIRRTDNMFDNFRFEINLWALESVSAVILGTRLNCFNTDIPDDSPIKRLVKSVHDVFYMSEELDLKPGLWRFISTPMFKKAMNIYEEQSNLIRYFMKNSIENLKTQPPKANEEKGVLEKLLEIDENVAINIGRDSLFAGIDTTANVLISALHFLATNQDKQNKLREELKSSEDNNLYLKACIKESLRLLPAVAANIRKASRDYNIMGYKLPKDMIMVVNHQTLCHLEENYPKAKEFIPERWIVGKSDPLHYGNAHKFAYSPFGFGTRSCVGRRIAQVEMEVFLSKIIQNFHIEWNGSPPILKTSVVNYFPGNLNFVLRDIAEK
- the LOC126974634 gene encoding cytochrome P450 CYP12A2-like isoform X5 → MLSIKRLPFILLRADRNIIFPRKALISTTISSTNVELKEWDDIPGPSSLPVIGQLLHFIPGGDLYKPELPLNDVLYNKYGPIVRMGGYFGVPKMVYIYDADMVEYILRSEDQLPNRPVFQSIEYYRKHYKKNKHRSTTGTGLVTDQGELWKATRSTVNPIMMNPKTIKLYSNTFDEVTEDFITRLRSIRRTDNMFDNFRFEINLWALESVSAVILGTRLNCFNTDIPDDSPIKRLVKSVHDVFYMSEELDLKPGLWRFISTPMFKKAMNIYEEQSNLIRYFMKNSIENLKTQPPKANEEKGVLEKLLEIDENVAINIGRDSLFAGIDTTANVLISALHFLATNQDKQNKLREELKSSEDNNLYLKACIKESLRLLPAVAANIRKASRDYNIMGYKLPKDMIMVVNHQTLCHLEENYPKAKEFIPERWIVGKSDPLHYGNAHKFAYSPFGFGTRSCVGRRIAQVEMEVFLSKIIQNFHIEWNGSPPILKTSVVNYFPGNLNFVLRDIAEK
- the LOC126974634 gene encoding cytochrome P450 CYP12A2-like isoform X6, which encodes MQSIKRLPWILQRTDQNIIFSLKALLSTTTSPKNVELKKWKDIPGPSSLPVIGQILHFIPGDRFVPGDLYKPTEMTMNDVLYNKYGPIVRIGGFFGLPRMVYIYDADMVEYILRSEDQLPNRPVFQSIEYYRKHYKKNKHRSTTGTGLVTELRSIRRTDNMFDNFRFEINLWALESVSAVILGTRLNCFNTDIPDDSPIKRLVKSVHDVFYMSEELDLKPGLWRFISTPMFKKAMNIYEEQSNLIRYFMKNSIENLKTQPPKANEEKGVLEKLLEIDENVAINIGRDSLFAGIDTTANVLISALHFLATNQDKQNKLREELKSSEDNNLYLKACIKESLRLLPAVAANIRKASRDYNIMGYKLPKDMIMVVNHQTLCHLEENYPKAKEFIPERWIVGKSDPLHYGNAHKFAYSPFGFGTRSCVGRRIAQVEMEVFLSKIIQNFHIEWNGSPPILKTSVVNYFPGNLNFVLRDIAEK
- the LOC126974634 gene encoding cytochrome P450 CYP12A2-like isoform X1, giving the protein MQSIKRLPWILQRTDQNIIFSLKALLSTTTSPKNVELKKWKDIPGPSSLPVIGQILHFIPGDRFVPGDLYKPTEMTMNDVLYNKYGPIVRIGGFFGLPRMVYIYDADMVEYILRSEDQLPNRPVFQSIEYYRKHYKKNKHRSTTGTGLVTDQGELWKATRSTVNPIMMNPKTIKLYSNTFDEVTEDFITRLRSIRRTDNMFDNFRFEINLWALESVSAVILGTRLNCFNTDIPDDSPIKRLVKSVHDVFYMSEELDLKPGLWRFISTPMFKKAMNIYEEQSNLIRYFMKNSIENLKTQPPKANEEKGVLEKLLEIDENVAINIGRDSLFAGIDTTANVLISALHFLATNQDKQNKLREELKSSEDNNLYLKACIKESLRLLPAVAANIRKASRDYNIMGYKLPKDMIMVVNHQTLCHLEENYPKAKEFIPERWIVGKSDPLHYGNAHKFAYSPFGFGTRSCVGRRIAQVEMEVFLSKIIQNFHIEWNGSPPILKTSVVNYFPGNLNFVLRDIAEK